A genomic stretch from Longimicrobium sp. includes:
- a CDS encoding FMN-binding negative transcriptional regulator — translation MYIPPSFREDDPAVLHELMRRHSFATLVTVVDGAPYATHLPFLLDAGRGEHGTLVAHMARANPQWRSFDGQAEALAIFLGPHTYVSPAWYAAPEIVPTWNYAAVHVYGVPRIIDDPAVLRDWIERLVRFHEGDGAGLRDGDRPGREIDSLLKAIVGFEIPIRRIEGKLKFNQNRSRADQAGVVAALEGETDPQLRGVVEIMRGNLGPGAPERG, via the coding sequence ATGTACATCCCGCCCAGCTTCCGCGAAGACGACCCGGCGGTGCTCCACGAGCTGATGCGCCGCCACAGCTTCGCCACGCTGGTCACGGTGGTGGACGGGGCGCCGTACGCCACCCATCTGCCCTTCCTGCTCGACGCCGGGCGCGGCGAGCACGGGACGCTGGTGGCCCACATGGCGCGCGCCAACCCGCAGTGGCGGAGCTTCGACGGACAGGCGGAGGCGCTCGCCATCTTCCTGGGGCCGCACACCTACGTCTCCCCGGCGTGGTACGCGGCCCCGGAGATCGTTCCCACCTGGAACTACGCCGCCGTCCACGTCTACGGCGTGCCGCGGATCATCGACGACCCGGCGGTGCTGCGGGACTGGATCGAGCGCCTGGTGCGCTTCCACGAGGGCGACGGCGCCGGGCTGCGCGACGGGGACCGGCCCGGACGCGAGATCGACTCGCTGCTCAAAGCGATCGTCGGCTTCGAGATCCCGATCCGCCGCATCGAAGGCAAGCTCAAGTTCAACCAGAACCGCTCGCGCGCGGACCAGGCGGGCGTGGTCGCCGCCCTGGAGGGGGAGACGGACCCGCAGCTCCGGGGCGTGGTGGAGATCATGCGGGGGAACCTGGGACCGGGCGCCCCGGAGCGCGGCTGA